In Shinella sp. XGS7, a single genomic region encodes these proteins:
- the ispC gene encoding 1-deoxy-D-xylulose-5-phosphate reductoisomerase — translation MSASASSRSGLRKVCVLGSTGSIGTSTLDVLARHPDRYEVFALSAMSRVEELAAQCLQYRPRFAVLPEAGLATRLRELLREQGCATEVLAGEAALSEIAAHPEVDAVMAAIVGSAGLAPCLAAARAGKQLLLANKEAIVLGGALFMQAVEQGGATLLPVDSEHSAIFQCLPEDRDTWHERIDHIVLTASGGPFRQRDPASLADVTPEQAVAHPNWVMGRKISVDSATMMNKALEVIEARWLFNLAPEQIKVVIHPQSIIHSMVVCRDRSVLAQLGTPDMRVPIAYALAFPERIASGAEPLDFLAKPNLTFEEADERRFPGLYLSWQALRAGEGATAVLNAANEEAVAAFLARGLRFDQICRVNRQTLEELHPEAGECASVEGLLNLDARARRHAQALIAALSA, via the coding sequence ATGAGTGCTTCCGCTTCCTCCCGCTCCGGCCTGCGCAAGGTCTGCGTGCTCGGCTCCACCGGCTCCATCGGTACCAGCACCCTGGATGTGCTGGCCCGCCATCCCGATCGCTACGAGGTTTTCGCGCTCAGTGCCATGAGCCGCGTCGAAGAGCTGGCGGCCCAGTGCCTGCAGTACCGCCCGCGCTTTGCCGTGCTGCCCGAGGCCGGCTTGGCCACGCGCCTGCGCGAGCTGCTGCGCGAGCAGGGCTGCGCCACCGAGGTGCTGGCAGGTGAGGCAGCTCTGAGCGAGATCGCCGCCCATCCCGAAGTGGATGCGGTGATGGCTGCCATCGTGGGCTCTGCCGGCCTGGCGCCCTGCCTGGCCGCCGCGCGTGCCGGCAAGCAGCTGCTGCTGGCCAACAAGGAGGCCATCGTGCTGGGCGGCGCGCTCTTCATGCAGGCGGTGGAGCAGGGGGGTGCCACCCTGCTGCCGGTGGACTCCGAGCATTCAGCCATCTTCCAGTGCCTGCCCGAGGACCGCGACACCTGGCACGAGCGCATCGATCACATCGTGCTCACCGCCTCCGGCGGCCCCTTCCGCCAGCGCGATCCGGCCAGTCTGGCCGATGTCACGCCCGAGCAGGCGGTGGCCCATCCCAACTGGGTGATGGGCCGCAAGATCTCGGTGGACTCCGCCACCATGATGAACAAGGCGCTGGAGGTGATCGAGGCGCGCTGGCTCTTCAATCTCGCGCCCGAGCAGATCAAGGTGGTGATCCACCCGCAGAGCATCATCCACTCCATGGTGGTGTGCCGCGACCGCTCGGTGCTGGCCCAGCTGGGCACGCCGGACATGCGGGTGCCCATCGCCTACGCCCTGGCCTTTCCGGAGCGCATCGCCTCGGGCGCCGAGCCCCTGGATTTCCTGGCCAAGCCCAATCTGACTTTCGAGGAGGCGGACGAGCGCCGTTTCCCGGGCCTCTATCTGTCCTGGCAAGCCCTGCGGGCCGGGGAGGGCGCCACCGCGGTGCTCAATGCCGCCAATGAGGAGGCGGTGGCCGCCTTCCTGGCGCGCGGCCTGCGCTTTGACCAGATCTGCCGCGTCAACCGCCAGACCCTGGAGGAGCTGCATCCCGAGGCTGGCGAATGCGCCAGCGTCGAGGGCCTGCTGAACCTCGATGCCCGGGCACGCCGCCATGCCCAGGCCCTGATCGCTGCGCTGTCCGCCTGA
- the rpsB gene encoding 30S ribosomal protein S2, with product MSVTMREMLEAGVHFGHQTRFWNPKMAPFIYGHRNKIHIINLEKTLPKFEEAMKFVRQLAAKRGTILMIGTKRQARDVIALEAQRAGMPYVDNRWLGGMLTNFKTVKGSLKNLKDMRAQVEAGTQPAIKKEALLFQRDIAKLEKNIGGIQDMTALPDAMFVIDVGYHKIAVAEAKKLGIPVIGIVDTNHSPEGIDYVIPGNDDSAKAVALYAKAVADAVLEGRANATNELVQAVAADGDEFVEVNEGA from the coding sequence ATGTCCGTTACGATGCGCGAGATGCTGGAAGCCGGCGTCCACTTTGGTCACCAAACCCGCTTCTGGAATCCCAAGATGGCCCCGTTCATTTACGGCCATCGCAACAAGATTCACATCATCAACCTCGAAAAGACGCTGCCGAAGTTCGAGGAAGCGATGAAGTTCGTGCGTCAGCTGGCTGCCAAGCGCGGCACTATCCTGATGATCGGCACCAAGCGTCAGGCCCGTGACGTGATCGCCCTGGAAGCCCAGCGCGCCGGCATGCCTTACGTCGACAACCGCTGGCTCGGCGGCATGCTGACCAACTTCAAGACGGTCAAGGGTTCGCTGAAGAACCTGAAGGACATGCGAGCCCAGGTCGAGGCTGGCACCCAGCCCGCCATCAAGAAGGAAGCCCTGCTGTTCCAGCGCGACATCGCCAAGCTGGAAAAGAACATCGGCGGCATCCAGGACATGACCGCCCTGCCGGACGCCATGTTCGTGATCGACGTGGGTTACCACAAGATTGCCGTGGCCGAAGCCAAGAAGCTGGGCATCCCCGTGATCGGTATCGTCGATACCAACCACTCGCCCGAAGGCATTGACTACGTGATCCCCGGCAACGACGACTCCGCCAAGGCCGTGGCCCTGTACGCCAAGGCCGTCGCTGACGCCGTGCTGGAAGGCCGTGCCAACGCCACCAACGAGCTGGTGCAGGCCGTGGCCGCCGACGGCGACGAGTTCGTGGAAGTCAACGAAGGCGCCTGA
- the uppS gene encoding polyprenyl diphosphate synthase: protein MSENGKAVVPRHVAIVMDGNGRWAKKRFLPRFFGHKQGVDALVRVVQACIDREIEYLTVFAFSSENWKRPSDEVSGLMGLVLAAVSRYLARMGAMGVRIRIVGDRDAVSDKLRNAWNEAESATAHNSKLTLNVAFNYGGRWDIVQAAKAAIKAGVPAEELSEARLGEFMAMSYAPDPDLFIRTGGEVRISNFMLWQVAYTEFVFSDCLWPEFGEAQLDAAIEAFRERDRRFGGVKDSAPALAASA, encoded by the coding sequence GTGAGCGAGAACGGCAAGGCGGTTGTGCCCCGCCATGTGGCCATCGTGATGGATGGGAACGGCCGCTGGGCCAAGAAGCGCTTTCTCCCGCGCTTCTTCGGCCACAAGCAGGGCGTGGACGCCCTGGTGCGCGTGGTCCAGGCCTGTATCGACCGTGAGATCGAATACCTGACGGTGTTCGCCTTCTCCAGCGAAAACTGGAAGCGACCCAGCGACGAGGTCTCAGGGCTCATGGGCCTGGTGCTGGCTGCGGTCTCGCGCTACCTGGCCCGCATGGGCGCCATGGGGGTGCGCATCCGCATCGTCGGCGATCGCGATGCGGTGTCCGACAAGCTGCGCAATGCCTGGAACGAGGCCGAGTCGGCCACCGCTCACAACAGCAAGCTCACGCTCAATGTGGCCTTCAACTACGGTGGCCGCTGGGACATCGTGCAGGCCGCCAAGGCCGCGATCAAGGCTGGCGTGCCCGCCGAGGAGCTGAGCGAGGCGCGGCTGGGCGAGTTCATGGCCATGAGCTATGCGCCCGATCCGGACCTCTTCATCCGCACCGGTGGCGAGGTCCGCATCAGCAACTTCATGCTCTGGCAGGTGGCCTACACCGAGTTCGTCTTCTCCGACTGCCTGTGGCCGGAGTTTGGCGAGGCCCAGCTGGATGCCGCGATCGAAGCCTTCCGCGAGCGCGACCGGCGCTTTGGCGGCGTCAAGGACAGTGCCCCGGCCCTGGCGGCCAGCGCCTGA
- the frr gene encoding ribosome recycling factor has protein sequence MSTADIKKTAEAKMAKSVESFKNELQKIRTGRAHPGILDQVSVDYYGSPVPISQVANVSLLDARTISVQPWEKGMGPKIEKAIRESDLGLNPSTQGDLIRVPMPPLSEERRRDLTKVARNAGEDAKVAVRNVRRDANEQAKKLLKDKAITEDDERRSADEVQKLTDRIIAEIDKLVSSKEQEILAV, from the coding sequence ATGAGCACTGCCGACATCAAGAAGACGGCCGAGGCCAAGATGGCCAAGTCGGTCGAGTCCTTCAAGAACGAACTCCAGAAGATCCGTACCGGTCGCGCCCACCCGGGCATCCTGGACCAGGTCAGCGTCGACTACTACGGCTCGCCGGTGCCCATCTCCCAGGTGGCCAACGTCAGCCTGCTGGATGCCCGCACCATCTCCGTCCAGCCCTGGGAAAAGGGCATGGGCCCCAAGATCGAGAAGGCCATCCGCGAGTCGGACCTGGGCCTGAACCCTTCCACCCAGGGCGATCTGATCCGCGTGCCGATGCCGCCGCTGTCGGAAGAGCGCCGCCGCGACCTGACCAAGGTCGCCCGCAATGCCGGCGAGGATGCCAAGGTGGCCGTGCGCAATGTGCGCCGCGACGCCAACGAGCAAGCCAAGAAGCTGCTCAAGGACAAGGCCATCACCGAGGACGACGAGCGCCGCAGCGCCGACGAGGTGCAGAAGCTCACCGACCGCATCATTGCCGAGATCGACAAGCTGGTCTCGAGCAAGGAACAAGAAATCCTGGCGGTCTGA
- a CDS encoding phosphatidate cytidylyltransferase: MLKQRILTALVLLAVLLPALFAASPWPFALLTLLMIGAAGWEWSRLNGAPGAAALGFGAGLALICAATLLGLNQDGQLRAPPPWCWWLVGGLWVLGGSRALRGGPAGWPLLPRLPRLVLGALALWAAWLAMALAKAQGINFLLSIFCLVWAADVFAYFGGRSFGRRKLAPAISPGKSWEGVWTGMLGVLVLGAVWAYVIDARLAVDSASLYGRLLRELGWAAGLLALLFLTGMSVVGDLFESLIKRAVGAKDSSQLLPGHGGVLDRVDALLPVFPLALALSSLVPVK; this comes from the coding sequence ATGCTCAAGCAACGCATCCTCACCGCCCTGGTGCTGCTGGCGGTTCTGCTGCCGGCCCTGTTTGCGGCCTCGCCCTGGCCCTTCGCCCTGCTGACCCTGCTGATGATCGGTGCGGCCGGCTGGGAATGGTCGCGCCTGAACGGCGCGCCCGGCGCAGCCGCCCTGGGCTTCGGCGCGGGCCTGGCCCTCATCTGCGCTGCCACCCTGCTGGGCCTGAACCAGGACGGTCAACTGCGCGCACCGCCGCCCTGGTGCTGGTGGTTGGTGGGCGGCCTGTGGGTGCTGGGCGGCAGCCGGGCGCTGCGTGGCGGGCCCGCGGGCTGGCCGCTGCTGCCGCGCCTGCCACGCCTGGTGCTGGGCGCCCTGGCCCTGTGGGCGGCCTGGCTGGCCATGGCCCTGGCCAAGGCCCAGGGCATCAATTTCCTGCTTTCCATCTTCTGCTTGGTCTGGGCCGCCGATGTGTTCGCCTATTTCGGCGGCCGCAGCTTCGGCCGGCGCAAGCTGGCCCCGGCCATCAGCCCTGGCAAGAGCTGGGAGGGCGTGTGGACCGGCATGCTGGGCGTGCTGGTGCTGGGCGCCGTCTGGGCCTATGTGATCGATGCCCGCCTGGCGGTGGATTCCGCCAGCCTCTACGGCCGTCTGCTGCGCGAGCTGGGCTGGGCTGCCGGCCTGCTGGCGCTGCTCTTCCTGACGGGCATGAGCGTGGTGGGCGATCTGTTCGAATCCCTGATCAAGCGCGCGGTCGGTGCCAAGGACAGCAGCCAGCTGCTGCCCGGGCACGGCGGCGTGCTGGACCGTGTTGATGCGCTGCTGCCGGTGTTTCCGCTGGCCCTGGCGCTGAGTTCCCTGGTGCCCGTGAAATGA
- the tsf gene encoding translation elongation factor Ts — protein sequence MAAITASMVAELRARTDAPMMECKKALTEADGDLGRAEEILRVKLGNKAGKAASRITAEGVVAAAVVGSVGALVEVNCETDFVSKNDAFLAFVNAVAGLVAEKNPADVEALSALPLSQEGFGPTVEDVRKGLIGKIGENMTIRRFKRYEGAKLASYLHGTRIGVMVEFDGEDVAAKDVAMHVAAMKPAALSSAEVPAELVEKERKIAAEKAAESGKPADIVAKMVEGSVQKFLKEVSLLDQVFVKAADGKQTVAAYLKGANTTVKSFTLYVVGEGIEKKVDDFAAEVAAQKAAAEAAAAAKNA from the coding sequence ATGGCTGCAATTACCGCAAGCATGGTGGCTGAGCTGCGCGCCCGCACCGACGCCCCGATGATGGAGTGCAAGAAGGCCCTGACCGAGGCCGACGGCGATCTGGGTCGCGCGGAAGAGATCCTGCGCGTCAAGCTGGGCAACAAGGCCGGCAAGGCCGCCTCGCGCATCACCGCCGAAGGCGTGGTCGCCGCGGCCGTGGTCGGCTCGGTGGGTGCCCTGGTCGAAGTCAACTGCGAAACCGACTTCGTCTCCAAGAACGATGCATTCCTGGCCTTCGTGAACGCCGTGGCCGGTCTGGTGGCCGAGAAGAACCCCGCCGACGTCGAGGCCCTGTCGGCCCTGCCGCTGTCGCAGGAAGGCTTCGGCCCGACCGTGGAAGACGTGCGCAAGGGTCTGATCGGCAAGATCGGCGAGAACATGACGATCCGCCGCTTCAAGCGCTATGAAGGCGCCAAGCTGGCTTCCTACCTGCACGGCACCCGCATCGGCGTGATGGTCGAGTTCGACGGTGAAGACGTGGCCGCCAAGGATGTGGCCATGCACGTGGCCGCCATGAAGCCTGCTGCCCTGTCCTCCGCCGAAGTGCCGGCCGAGCTGGTCGAGAAGGAGCGCAAGATCGCCGCCGAGAAGGCTGCCGAGTCCGGCAAGCCGGCCGACATCGTCGCCAAGATGGTCGAGGGTTCGGTGCAGAAGTTCCTGAAGGAAGTCTCGCTGCTGGACCAGGTCTTCGTGAAGGCCGCCGATGGCAAGCAGACCGTGGCCGCCTACCTGAAGGGCGCCAACACCACGGTGAAGAGCTTCACCCTGTACGTGGTGGGCGAAGGCATCGAGAAGAAGGTGGACGACTTCGCGGCCGAAGTGGCTGCGCAGAAGGCCGCCGCCGAGGCCGCCGCCGCTGCCAAGAACGCCTAA
- a CDS encoding amidase — MPHDLSSALAGLRDGHLQAPELLQQSLAAARGEACRHAFVRLFEPAPLQAPHTPLGGLAVSIKDLFDVAGQPSTGGSRALADARPAAADSPAVARLRAAGAVLIGHTNLSEFAFSGLGLNPHHGTPLNPVTRALDGLARIPGGSSSGAAVSVASGAAWAALGSDTGGSIRIPAALTGLVGFKNTARLTPGEGCIPLAPSLDTTSAITHSVRDAVLLHEILAARRVSLQPRPWSALRLGVPRALLEGLDAQVARDFERSLSRLSAAGAQIESFDPAPLRDFAALQIQGGLAACESWAWHRARLAERENDYDARVAQRIKRGAGFTAADYLDLLQARRHWIAAMEQALQGFDALLSPTVARVAPELAPLQGDDELFFATNLLMLRNTSVVNLLDGCALSLPCHAPGSLPTGLMLWAPALRDDALLSLALQTEALLQSEREV, encoded by the coding sequence ATGCCCCATGACCTGAGCAGCGCCCTGGCCGGGCTGCGTGACGGCCACCTGCAGGCTCCCGAACTGCTGCAACAAAGTCTGGCCGCCGCGCGCGGCGAGGCCTGCCGCCACGCCTTCGTGCGCCTCTTCGAACCCGCCCCCCTCCAGGCGCCGCACACCCCGCTGGGCGGCCTGGCCGTCAGCATCAAGGACCTCTTCGACGTCGCCGGCCAGCCCAGCACCGGCGGCTCACGCGCCCTGGCCGACGCGCGGCCCGCCGCCGCCGACAGCCCGGCCGTGGCGCGCCTGCGTGCCGCGGGCGCGGTCCTGATCGGCCACACCAATCTCAGCGAATTTGCCTTCTCCGGCCTGGGACTGAACCCCCACCACGGCACGCCGCTCAACCCCGTGACCCGCGCTCTCGATGGCCTGGCCCGCATACCGGGCGGCTCCAGCTCGGGCGCGGCGGTCAGCGTGGCCAGCGGCGCGGCCTGGGCCGCCCTGGGCTCGGACACCGGCGGCTCCATCCGCATTCCCGCCGCGCTCACCGGCCTGGTGGGCTTCAAGAACACCGCCCGCCTCACGCCCGGCGAGGGCTGCATCCCCCTGGCCCCCAGCCTGGACACCACCAGCGCCATCACCCATTCGGTGCGCGATGCCGTGCTGCTGCACGAGATCCTGGCCGCACGCCGGGTGAGTCTGCAGCCCCGCCCCTGGTCGGCCCTGCGCCTGGGCGTGCCGCGCGCCCTGCTGGAAGGGCTGGACGCCCAGGTGGCGCGCGATTTCGAGCGCAGCCTCTCGCGACTTTCAGCCGCGGGGGCACAGATCGAGAGCTTCGATCCGGCCCCGCTGCGCGACTTCGCCGCCCTGCAGATCCAGGGCGGTCTGGCCGCCTGCGAGAGCTGGGCCTGGCACCGCGCCCGGCTGGCCGAGCGCGAGAACGACTACGATGCACGGGTGGCGCAGCGCATCAAGCGCGGCGCCGGCTTCACCGCCGCCGACTACCTCGACCTGCTGCAGGCGCGCCGCCACTGGATCGCCGCCATGGAGCAGGCCCTGCAGGGCTTTGACGCCCTGCTCAGCCCGACCGTCGCCCGTGTTGCGCCCGAACTGGCGCCGCTGCAGGGCGACGACGAACTCTTTTTTGCCACCAATCTCCTGATGCTGCGCAACACCTCGGTCGTCAATCTGCTGGACGGCTGCGCCCTATCCCTGCCCTGCCATGCGCCGGGCAGCCTGCCCACGGGCCTGATGCTCTGGGCCCCGGCCCTGCGCGACGACGCCCTGCTGAGTCTGGCCCTGCAGACCGAAGCCCTGCTCCAGTCCGAGCGGGAGGTCTGA
- the pyrH gene encoding UMP kinase yields the protein MPAHKRILLKLSGEALMGDDAFGINRATIVRMVREIQEVTQLGCEVAVVIGGGNIFRGVAGGSVGMDRATADYMGMLATVMNSLALADTMRQEGMTARVMSAIAIEQVVEPYVRPKALQYLEEGKIVVFAAGTGNPFFTTDTAAALRGAEIGAEIMLKATKVDGVYTADPKKDPTATRYARISFDEAITKNLQVLDATAFALCRDQKLPIKVFSIFKPGALKRVVMGEDEGTLVHV from the coding sequence ATGCCCGCTCACAAACGCATCCTGCTCAAACTCTCCGGCGAAGCCCTGATGGGCGATGACGCCTTCGGCATCAACCGCGCCACCATCGTGCGCATGGTGCGCGAGATCCAGGAGGTCACGCAGCTGGGATGCGAGGTGGCGGTCGTCATTGGCGGCGGCAATATCTTCCGCGGCGTGGCCGGCGGTTCGGTGGGCATGGACCGCGCCACCGCCGACTACATGGGCATGCTGGCCACGGTGATGAACTCCCTGGCCCTGGCCGACACCATGCGCCAGGAGGGCATGACCGCCCGCGTGATGTCCGCCATCGCCATCGAGCAGGTGGTGGAGCCCTATGTGCGCCCCAAGGCCCTGCAGTATCTGGAAGAGGGCAAGATCGTGGTCTTTGCCGCCGGCACGGGCAACCCCTTCTTCACCACCGACACCGCCGCCGCCCTGCGCGGCGCCGAGATCGGTGCCGAGATCATGCTCAAGGCCACCAAGGTGGACGGCGTCTACACCGCCGACCCCAAGAAGGACCCCACGGCCACGCGCTACGCCCGCATCAGCTTCGACGAGGCCATCACCAAGAATCTGCAGGTGCTGGACGCCACGGCCTTCGCGCTGTGCCGCGACCAGAAACTGCCGATCAAGGTGTTCTCCATCTTCAAGCCGGGCGCGCTCAAGCGCGTGGTGATGGGCGAGGACGAAGGCACCCTGGTGCACGTCTGA